In the genome of Chlamydia buteonis, the window AGAAGAGAGAGCTTTAGGAGATGTCCCGAATGCAGATTGTACCGATCCTTTGACTACTTCAAGACCCAGGGGGGTTGTCGCAAAATCTGTATTTCCTGAGGCTTCTCGTAAAAAGATTTTTTTTCCATAAAACTGCTTTTGCCATTGGGGATTGGCAATATTGGCGCCTAACCCTGGAGTTTCTGCTTGCTGATACCACGCCGTTCCTAATACTGTATCACCATTATTTTCTACAGCGAGATATCCGTAAATAGGGCCCCACAAGCCAAATCCTGAAATAGGAATGACAATAGCGTCTACTACGGAAGGATTTTTCACAACTTCAGCAGCGCTCATCACTCTAGCTTGCTCTGTATTTGCTAAGATTACATAAAATAAAAGTAATGGCTGCTGATAGAAATGCCCATTTTGGTGTTTTTCTATAAACTCTGAGACATTGATATTTTTCTCTTCAAAAGAAAACATTTGTCCTTGTCTATCTGCAAGTAAGGGACGGACAAATCCTTGTGTATAGGAGTCTAAAACAGAGCTTGTGACAATAGGTGTACTTTTGCCGGCAACTTTAAGTAATTGGGATTTTTTATCATACGCGGCAAGTTTCCAGGAACCATTCTCATAG includes:
- a CDS encoding Na(+)-translocating NADH-quinone reductase subunit C; translated protein: MSSEKPKRYLNQTWYVTLFILALSLFSSVFLSTVYYVLAPFQERAATFDRDQQMLTAAHVLDFSGKFQIYENGSWKLAAYDKKSQLLKVAGKSTPIVTSSVLDSYTQGFVRPLLADRQGQMFSFEEKNINVSEFIEKHQNGHFYQQPLLLFYVILANTEQARVMSAAEVVKNPSVVDAIVIPISGFGLWGPIYGYLAVENNGDTVLGTAWYQQAETPGLGANIANPQWQKQFYGKKIFLREASGNTDFATTPLGLEVVKGSVQSAFGTSPKALSSIDGISGATLTCNGVTEAYAQSLAPYRSLLMSFAKLNNRGDQNGSK